The Bacteroidota bacterium genome has a segment encoding these proteins:
- a CDS encoding copper homeostasis protein CutC, protein MQKYRNLNENEITIEVCAISVESAIVAQEAGAKRIEFCDNIIEGGTTPSAGSIVLARKNLEIDLCILIRPRGGDFLYNEIEFETMKEDILMAKKLKADGVVIGVLNKNGFVDMKRTDELIKLAKPMEVVFHRAFDMCAEPFEALDQLIELKIDRLLTSGQKQTALEGADLIKKLISKANDKIEIMPGSGIKLNNFTELMEKTKAQSFHLTGSKKTESQMYFRNNNVLLSSTDKIKDYEKLITDIEIIKKIVSISKSQNYDFK, encoded by the coding sequence ATGCAAAAATATAGAAACTTAAATGAAAATGAAATTACAATAGAAGTTTGTGCAATATCGGTAGAGTCTGCAATTGTGGCTCAAGAGGCAGGAGCCAAACGTATTGAGTTTTGCGACAATATAATTGAAGGTGGTACAACTCCCAGTGCAGGCAGCATTGTGCTTGCAAGAAAAAATTTGGAAATTGACTTGTGCATTCTAATAAGACCAAGAGGTGGCGATTTTTTATATAATGAAATAGAATTTGAAACCATGAAAGAAGACATCCTGATGGCAAAAAAACTAAAAGCCGATGGTGTTGTCATAGGAGTCCTTAACAAAAATGGATTTGTTGATATGAAAAGGACTGATGAGCTAATAAAATTAGCCAAGCCTATGGAAGTTGTTTTTCATCGTGCATTCGATATGTGTGCCGAACCGTTTGAGGCTCTCGACCAACTGATTGAACTCAAAATTGATCGTTTGCTTACTTCCGGACAAAAACAGACAGCTCTTGAAGGTGCAGATTTAATTAAAAAGCTAATTTCAAAAGCAAATGACAAAATAGAAATTATGCCCGGTTCAGGAATAAAATTAAACAATTTCACTGAATTGATGGAGAAAACCAAAGCACAAAGTTTTCATCTCACAGGCAGCAAAAAAACTGAAAGCCAGATGTATTTTCGCAACAACAATGTACTTCTGAGCAGCACTGACAAAATTAAAGATTACGAAAAATTAATTACTGATATAGAAATTATAAAAAAAATTGTCTCAATAAGTAAATCTCAAAATTATGATTTCAAATAA
- a CDS encoding hybrid sensor histidine kinase/response regulator, which translates to MKQYTILVVDDKPDNLKTLVDYLKESDIGYTILKAPNGDVACKLAMKRLPDLIITDWKMPIMNGIETIKYLKSQESTKNIPVIMATGVMTSPKNLKTALEAGAVDYIRKPIDKIELSARVNSMLKLSDSFKEIKALNTTKDKFFSIIAHDLKSPFSTMLGFLELLINEYDQYDVAERKDFISYVHQGVQKVYKLLENLLLWSHTQRGIIKFNPKKEKLNLLSIEAVELLNQLAIKKSISLINKVSEDIFVNADKNMLSTILRNLISNAIKYTHKGGEISINAKPISDENNQAYIEIFVEDTGIGISSEKISQLFEIAKHNSTKGTENEMGSGLGLMLCKEFVKTHGGEIWTESEEGKGSKFYFTIPAAV; encoded by the coding sequence ATGAAACAATATACGATTCTTGTTGTTGATGACAAGCCGGACAACTTGAAAACTTTAGTTGATTACCTGAAAGAATCGGATATTGGATATACAATTTTAAAAGCCCCAAATGGAGATGTTGCATGTAAGCTCGCAATGAAGCGACTTCCGGATTTAATAATTACTGACTGGAAAATGCCAATAATGAATGGTATTGAAACTATAAAATATTTAAAGAGTCAGGAATCAACAAAAAACATCCCTGTTATTATGGCAACTGGAGTAATGACATCTCCTAAGAATTTAAAAACAGCATTAGAAGCAGGAGCAGTTGATTATATTCGAAAACCAATAGATAAAATTGAATTATCTGCACGGGTTAATTCCATGCTGAAACTATCAGATAGCTTTAAAGAAATCAAAGCATTAAATACTACCAAAGATAAATTCTTCTCAATAATTGCACACGATTTGAAAAGTCCATTCTCCACGATGCTAGGATTTTTAGAATTACTAATAAATGAATATGACCAATATGATGTTGCCGAAAGAAAAGATTTCATTTCTTACGTACATCAAGGCGTACAAAAAGTATATAAATTACTTGAAAACTTGTTGTTATGGTCTCATACACAAAGAGGGATTATCAAATTTAATCCAAAAAAAGAAAAGCTGAATTTGTTATCAATTGAAGCCGTTGAACTCTTAAATCAGTTAGCTATAAAAAAATCAATAAGCTTGATAAATAAAGTGTCGGAAGATATTTTTGTAAATGCAGATAAAAACATGTTGTCAACTATCCTGCGTAATTTAATTTCAAATGCTATTAAATATACGCACAAAGGAGGGGAAATAAGCATAAATGCAAAACCAATTTCAGATGAAAATAATCAAGCATATATAGAAATTTTTGTTGAGGATACTGGGATAGGGATTTCTTCTGAAAAAATATCGCAATTGTTTGAAATAGCAAAACATAATTCGACAAAAGGAACTGAAAATGAAATGGGTAGTGGACTTGGTTTAATGCTTTGCAAAGAATTTGTAAAAACACATGGGGGGGAAATTTGGACAGAAAGCGAAGAAGGAAAAGGTTCAAAGTTTTATTTTACAATACCAGCAGCAGTTTGA